Sequence from the Verrucomicrobiota bacterium genome:
CGCATCCGCGAAGAACAGGCCCAAGGCCATCTCGTGGCCATGACTGGCGACGGCACGAACGACGCTCCGGCATTGGCACAAGCCGACGTGGGTGTGGCCATGAACACGGGGACGCAGGCGGCACGGGAAGCCGGCAACATGGTGGACCTGGATAGCAACCCCACCAAGCTTATTGATATCGTGGAAATCGGCAAGCAGATGCTCATTACCCGCGGTTCGCTGACGACCTTCAGCATCGCCAACGACGTGGCCAAGTATTTCGCGATTATTCCGGCAATGCTCATGGCCACCTTCCCCGCGGTCGCGCCGCTCAACATCATGCGGCTGGCCTCACCGCAAAGCGCCATCTTGAGCGCGATCATTTTCAACGCCCTCATCATCGTTGCACTCATCCCGCTGGCCCTGCGCGGAGTGGCCTATAAACCCATTGGCGCGTTGGCCATCCTCCAGCGCAACCTGCTGATCTACGGTTTGGGCGGGGTCGTCGTTCCGTTCATCGGCATCAAGTTCATTGATATTGTCATCACCAACCTCAAACTCGCCTAAAACTTATGAAAGAACTATTTTCTCATCTTCGCGGTGCCGTAATGTCCACGCTGGTCCTGGCCGCCGTCTGTTGCGGCGTGTACCCTTTGATTGTGTTTGGCATCGCCCAGGCGGCCTTTCGCGATCAGGCCAACGGCAGCCTGATCGTGGACCGAAATGGCACGGTGCGCGGCTCTAAATTGCTTGGCCAGGGCTTCACGGCGGACAAGTACTTTCACCCGCGCCCCTCGGCGGCGGGCAATGGCTACGATGCCGCCAACTCCGGTGGCAGCAACCTGGGGCCGACTTCGCAAAAGCTGAATGATGCCATTAAAGAATGGATCGCGGCCTATCGGAAGGAGAACGGGCTGAAGGATACCGAGCCCGTTCCTGCCGATGCCGTCACCGCGTCAGGCAGCGGCCTGGACCCGCATATTAGTGTGCCGAACGCCGAACTGCAATTGGCGCGTGTCGCGAAGGCTCGCGGATTTGATCTGCAAAGAGTCCGCGCATTGATTGAGCAAAATACCGCCAAACCTGATTTCGGTTTGCTCGGAGATTCCGGCGTGAATGTGGTTCTCCTGAATCTCGCACTCGACTCACAGACCGCGAAGCCTTGAAAGGCAGAATGGCAACCAAGTGCCCTATAATTGATGACAAACTCATGGATATAATTACCCAAACCATGTGTCGTGTATGAAAACCAGGAACAAACCACTGCTTGACTGGCAACTATGGGGGCCATGGCGCGGCAGTCTGCCACCGGAAGATTCTTCCCAACCTCAGCCAGCGAAAACCGATGAACTACAAAACTGGCAACTATGGGGCGCATGGCGTAAAACAGAGACACCCGAGGAAGGTAGTGCGGGGGACAATGCGAAACCGGTGACGAACGTGTTCAAACCGGACCCAGCGTTGGATGAGTTATGAACTTTCGGTGGAATACATCGCCTGATGGCGTTGGTTTATTCGATGTCATTCTGGCTATCCTGCTTGCCGCTGGCTGTGGTTTGGGGTTGCGGATTTATTGGTGGCTCTTCGGCACTCCGTTGGTGCGGCTTTGGCAATGGGGGCGCGACGCATGGCATGAGGCCCGCCGTGAATACGACTATTCGTCCTCGGACGAAGGCTCGTTTTTCTCCACACCTCTGAAGTGGCTCTGCCATAAATTGTTCGCTTGGGGTCGACACGTGCATTTACCGTCCAAAAAAGGCTCTGGTGTTGAGCCCGGGAATGGTTGGTGACCGCTCTGGAAACAGGTTTTCTATGCGAACTACCGGTCAATATTTTACTACTCAATCGGGCTCGGACGAAGTAATAATAGTTCGCGATGGACGAAATGCGCCCTAATCCAGACGTGCTGCTGGCATCCCTGCAAAAGCAGGACGCTCAGGCGAAGCGCGGCAAGCTGAAGGTGTTCCTCGGCATGGCGCCGGGCGTGGGCAAGACCTATGCCATGCTGGAAGCGGCTCGCCGTGAACAGGCCGCCGGACGCGACGTGGTGATTGGCTACGTGGAAACCCATCGGCGCAAGGAAACCGACGCTCTGACCGAGGGTCTGCCGATTATTCCCCGGCAAAACACCGAATATCGTGGAGTGGCGCTGGCGGAGATGGATCTTGATGCGGTGTTGGCGCGGCGACCGCAACTTGCGCTGGTGGATGAGTTCGCCCATACCAACGCGCCCGGATCGCGCCATCCCAAACGCTATCAGGACGTGCTGGAACTGCTCGAAGCGGGCATGGACGTGTTCACCACGCTGAACATTCAGCACATCGAAAGCCGCGCGGAGGCGGTGCGACAAATCACCGGTGTCAATATTCGCGAGACCCTGCCCGACACGGCGTTGGATGGTGCTGATTTGGAGCTGGTGGATCTGCCCCCCGAGGAATTGCGCGCCCGGCTGGCCGCCGGCAAGGTGTATCTCCCGGAATCCGCCCAGGCGGCGCAGGAGCATTTCTTCCGCGCTGGCAACCTGGCCGCGTTGCGTGAATTGGCGTTGCGTTTCGCCGCTGAGCAAGTCGGCCAGGATGTGCTCGCCTACCGGCAGGCGTATCACATCGGCGATCCTTGGAAATCCGGCCAGCGCTTGCTGGTCGCGGTGAGCCCGAGTCCTTCCTCGGCGTCGCTCGTGCGCTGGACGCGCCGGCTGGCCGGGGAATTGCAGGCGCCTTGGGTGGCGGTGTATGTGGAAGGCACCCATCCGCTGAATGAGGAAGAGCAGGCGCGGCTGGCGCGCCACCTGGCGCTGGCCCGGGAACTCGGAGCCCAAGTCATCACGACCACCGATGAGGATGCGGTTCGGGGCATTCTCCGCACCGCCCGCGAGCAAAACACGACGCAGCTCGTGGTGGGAAAACCCGTGGGTTGGCGGGTGCTTGATCTGCTCCGCGGCGGCTCGCTGCTGAACCGGCTGATCCGCGAAAGTGGCCAAATTGACGTCCATGCGGTGCGTGCTGAAAGCGATGATACCGTATTGCGTTCGCCGTCCGCGCCACCCTTGGAGCGTGCCGATGCTCGTAATTACTTGCTGGCGCTCAGCGTGGTCGCCGGGGTCACGGGTCTCAATGCCCTGCTGCAACGTGAGCTGGGGTATCAATCCCTGGCGTTGATTTATCTTTTCAGTGTGGTGGTGCTGGCCATGTTTGTTGGTCGCGGTCCCACCCTGGCGGCGGCGACGCTCACCGCGTTGTTGTGGAATTTCTTTTTCGTGCCGCCCATCTTCACGTTTCGCATCAGCGGGGCAACGGACACGATGCTGTTTTTCACCTACTTTGCCGTGGCTTTGGCGATGGGGCATCTGGCCGCCCGGCTGCGCGCCCAACAGGCCGCCGAACGCCGGCGCGAAGAGCGCGCCACGGCGCTGTACCTGCTGACCCGCGAGCTGGCCGGTGCCTCCGACTTTGCCGATCTGCTGGCCATTGTGGTCCGCGAGGTGGCCAAGGCATCCCAGGCCGAGGTGGCGCTTTCCTTGCTGGACGAAGCGCAAGTCGGCCGGCTGACCCCTTACTTCGCCAGCACCTGGACTATGAGTGAGAAGGAAGAGAGTGTGGCGCTGTGGGCGTTCGCGCACCGGCAGCCAGCCGGACGCCTGACGACCACGCTTCCGTCGGCGGAGGGATTGCACCTGCCCCTCGTGGCCGGAGAGCGGGCCGTGGGGGTGCTGAGTCTGCGCTTCCGCGACGCGGTGCCGCTGTCGCCCGCCCAGCGGGATTTGATGGACACGTTCGTCCGGCAAATTGCCTTGGTGCTCGACCGGCAACGCCTGCGGGATGCGGAGCAGGAGGCCAAGTTGCTGGCGGAATCCGAGCGTCTGAGCAAAACGCTGCTCAATTCAATCTCGCATGAAATGCGCACGCCCATTGCCGCCATTACCAGCGCCGCCAGCAGCCTCAGCGAAAGCGGGGGCGGTGGGAGCCGGGAATTCCAGCAAACCATGACCGGCGAGATTCAGGAGGCGGCTGGTAGATTGAATCGGCTGGTCGGAAACCTGCTCAACATGACGCGGCTGGAAGCGGGTTATGTCAAAGCCAGACTGGACTGGTGTGATGTGCACGATTTGATCCAGGTCACCATCAAAGAAATCCAAAAGGACATGGCGCAGCACTTGGTCACGGTGGAAATCCCTTCTGGGCTGCCGCTCGCGCGCATGGACTTTGTGTTGTTGCAACAGGCGCTCACCAACCTGCTGCTGAACGCGGCGACCCATACGCCGCCGGGAACGGCGGTCCAAGTCCATGTATCCACGGA
This genomic interval carries:
- a CDS encoding sensor histidine kinase KdpD gives rise to the protein MDEMRPNPDVLLASLQKQDAQAKRGKLKVFLGMAPGVGKTYAMLEAARREQAAGRDVVIGYVETHRRKETDALTEGLPIIPRQNTEYRGVALAEMDLDAVLARRPQLALVDEFAHTNAPGSRHPKRYQDVLELLEAGMDVFTTLNIQHIESRAEAVRQITGVNIRETLPDTALDGADLELVDLPPEELRARLAAGKVYLPESAQAAQEHFFRAGNLAALRELALRFAAEQVGQDVLAYRQAYHIGDPWKSGQRLLVAVSPSPSSASLVRWTRRLAGELQAPWVAVYVEGTHPLNEEEQARLARHLALARELGAQVITTTDEDAVRGILRTAREQNTTQLVVGKPVGWRVLDLLRGGSLLNRLIRESGQIDVHAVRAESDDTVLRSPSAPPLERADARNYLLALSVVAGVTGLNALLQRELGYQSLALIYLFSVVVLAMFVGRGPTLAAATLTALLWNFFFVPPIFTFRISGATDTMLFFTYFAVALAMGHLAARLRAQQAAERRREERATALYLLTRELAGASDFADLLAIVVREVAKASQAEVALSLLDEAQVGRLTPYFASTWTMSEKEESVALWAFAHRQPAGRLTTTLPSAEGLHLPLVAGERAVGVLSLRFRDAVPLSPAQRDLMDTFVRQIALVLDRQRLRDAEQEAKLLAESERLSKTLLNSISHEMRTPIAAITSAASSLSESGGGGSREFQQTMTGEIQEAAGRLNRLVGNLLNMTRLEAGYVKARLDWCDVHDLIQVTIKEIQKDMAQHLVTVEIPSGLPLARMDFVLLQQALTNLLLNAATHTPPGTAVQVHVSTENKTLVIAVADTGPGLAPDIVERVFDKFYRAPSAAAGGTGLGLSIVKGFMEAQGGRVQAANRPGGGAVFTLRLPLGDPPPVTPEVNP
- the kdpC gene encoding K(+)-transporting ATPase subunit C; its protein translation is MKELFSHLRGAVMSTLVLAAVCCGVYPLIVFGIAQAAFRDQANGSLIVDRNGTVRGSKLLGQGFTADKYFHPRPSAAGNGYDAANSGGSNLGPTSQKLNDAIKEWIAAYRKENGLKDTEPVPADAVTASGSGLDPHISVPNAELQLARVAKARGFDLQRVRALIEQNTAKPDFGLLGDSGVNVVLLNLALDSQTAKP